From the genome of Acidihalobacter aeolianus:
CGCGCAACAGGCGCGCGAACAGCCCGCGACGCTGCAGCAGCGATTCGAGCTCGGCGTCGGACGGCACCGGCTCGCCCCAGCGGCGGCAGGCGCGGAAGGCGCGCCACAGGCGCGAGAAGGCGAACAGGTTGACCAGCCCGATCAGGGTGAGGAAGCCGGCCGAGACCAAGGTGCTGACCAGCCCGCCCCAGTGCTGCAGCATGGGCAGCTGCGCCTGGGTGGCGCGCACCGCGAGCACCAGCGCCGCAGTCAGGCCGAAGACCACGGTGGAATGGCCGAGCGAGAAGAACAGGCCGACGCCGAGCGGCCGCTGGCCGTCCTGGCGCAGCTTGCGGGTGACGTTGTCGATGGCGGCGATGTGGTCGGCGTCGAAGGCGTGGCGCAGACCGAAGCCGAAGGCCAGCGCGCCGATGCCGAGCAGCGCCGCATCGGCGCGGCCGAGACCGGCGAGCAGGCCCCAGGCGAGCAGGTTGAGGGCGACCAGGACGGTGGCGATGACCCAGGAGGGTCGTGTCCGGCGCGTGATCGTGGTGACGGACATGCAGGACTCCTTAGTGT
Proteins encoded in this window:
- a CDS encoding HoxN/HupN/NixA family nickel/cobalt transporter; translation: MSVTTITRRTRPSWVIATVLVALNLLAWGLLAGLGRADAALLGIGALAFGFGLRHAFDADHIAAIDNVTRKLRQDGQRPLGVGLFFSLGHSTVVFGLTAALVLAVRATQAQLPMLQHWGGLVSTLVSAGFLTLIGLVNLFAFSRLWRAFRACRRWGEPVPSDAELESLLQRRGLFARLLRGVYRRIDRSWKMYPVGLLFGLGFDTASEIAILGISAAAAQNGHLPLWGVMVFPLLFTAAMSLMDTLDGIVMLRAYDWALADAERKLYFNTALTGLSVLLALAIGMIEWLQLLAPALGLRHGLWASLETLDFSQIGVAVTVIMLSGWALAFAYYRRALTPART